A stretch of Leisingera sp. S132 DNA encodes these proteins:
- a CDS encoding tyrosine-type recombinase/integrase: MPRVQLPAVTPKRRAWNKGRIIGQKRPLLPKQVWAIRARLELAGNLRDLALFNVAIDSKLRGCDLVKLAVTDLVRDDRVRERVSVVQSKTKRPVQFELSENTRDTIAARVKSPDMIGFRFMFPSRFHHRPHISTRQYGRLVRDWVAAIGQEPSGHGTHSLRRTKAAEIYRKTENLRAVQLLLGHTKVDSTVRYLGVELEDALSVAEQIDI, translated from the coding sequence ATGCCAAGAGTCCAACTTCCCGCTGTCACCCCGAAACGTAGAGCCTGGAACAAAGGCCGGATCATAGGCCAGAAACGCCCACTATTGCCGAAACAGGTCTGGGCGATACGCGCGCGGCTCGAACTGGCGGGCAACTTGCGCGATCTAGCACTATTCAACGTGGCAATTGATAGCAAGCTTCGCGGATGCGATTTGGTCAAACTGGCCGTCACTGACCTGGTGAGGGATGATCGCGTTCGCGAAAGGGTGTCCGTGGTCCAGAGCAAAACCAAGCGGCCCGTTCAGTTCGAACTCTCTGAAAACACGCGGGACACAATTGCCGCGCGGGTCAAATCGCCGGACATGATCGGTTTCCGTTTCATGTTTCCCAGCCGGTTTCACCACCGCCCGCACATCTCAACACGCCAATATGGACGGCTTGTGCGAGATTGGGTGGCGGCGATCGGGCAGGAGCCCAGTGGACACGGCACCCATTCGCTGCGCCGGACCAAAGCAGCGGAGATATACCGAAAAACCGAAAATCTCCGAGCGGTACAACTTCTGCTCGGACACACAAAGGTCGACAGCACTGTCAGATATCTTGGCGTCGAACTTGAAGATGCGCTGAGCGTCGCCGAGCAAATCGACATTTGA
- a CDS encoding arylmalonate decarboxylase has protein sequence MSSFLGNRLRVGVAIPSTNTSAQPEMEAMRPVGVTNHIGRMIIDDDSLTHEAGFNRVIENIRSSTPGAIRSLRHCGVGAVIAAVSPDGYWEGHAAHEALHGRLAEAAGGAKIIMSADAILAALKALGGIRRIGLISPYLELGDEPVSRFFTDSGIEVAATHGLGGRTPSNISDVTLENLRDAVLDVDGPDVEALVQVGTNVPMADFAAAAETWIGKPVLSNNAVLYWHALRSCGVADPISGRGFLYENH, from the coding sequence ATGAGTAGCTTTCTGGGTAACCGGCTGCGCGTCGGTGTTGCCATTCCATCGACCAACACGTCCGCTCAGCCGGAGATGGAGGCCATGCGCCCCGTTGGCGTCACAAACCACATCGGCAGGATGATCATCGACGATGACTCTCTGACCCATGAGGCGGGCTTCAACCGGGTCATTGAAAACATCCGCAGCTCCACACCGGGCGCCATCCGCAGCCTGCGCCATTGCGGTGTTGGGGCGGTCATTGCCGCGGTGTCGCCAGATGGCTATTGGGAAGGCCACGCTGCGCATGAGGCTCTGCATGGCCGGCTTGCGGAAGCAGCAGGGGGCGCAAAGATCATTATGAGCGCTGATGCAATCCTGGCCGCGCTGAAGGCACTTGGCGGCATCCGGCGAATTGGCCTGATTTCTCCTTACCTGGAGCTGGGCGATGAACCGGTTTCGCGGTTCTTCACTGACAGCGGAATTGAGGTTGCTGCCACCCATGGGCTTGGCGGGCGGACGCCGTCAAACATCTCCGACGTCACCCTGGAAAACCTGCGTGACGCAGTGCTGGACGTTGACGGACCGGATGTGGAAGCCCTTGTCCAAGTGGGAACCAATGTTCCCATGGCGGATTTTGCCGCTGCCGCGGAAACATGGATTGGGAAACCAGTGTTGTCTAATAATGCGGTTCTCTACTGGCACGCCTTGCGTAGCTGCGGTGTGGCCGACCCAATTTCCGGCCGAGGTTTTCTCTACGAAAACCACTGA
- a CDS encoding RidA family protein, with translation MSEPNVHIDTLSQMVSVFGTILIYTGSSNAKQGECDLERTAVNPWEWSIKLGYNQAEMIDSATRQLICAGQTAVDENGAPQHPGDMRPQISLALDNLEAVLKGGRMNLSNVVKLSVYATDVDEALKNFDLMGMRFGPHQVAPPMTLLGVTRLAIPGLLFEIEATAMA, from the coding sequence ATGTCTGAGCCGAATGTTCATATCGACACCTTATCACAAATGGTGTCAGTTTTTGGCACTATTTTGATTTACACCGGTTCCAGCAACGCAAAACAAGGAGAATGCGATTTGGAACGGACAGCAGTGAACCCGTGGGAGTGGTCGATCAAACTGGGCTACAATCAGGCAGAGATGATCGACAGCGCGACCCGTCAATTGATTTGCGCAGGTCAAACTGCCGTGGACGAAAACGGTGCCCCCCAGCACCCCGGCGACATGCGCCCGCAGATCAGTCTGGCGCTGGACAATTTGGAAGCTGTCCTCAAAGGGGGGCGCATGAATCTGAGCAATGTCGTTAAGCTCAGCGTCTATGCAACCGATGTGGATGAAGCCTTGAAAAACTTTGACTTGATGGGGATGCGTTTTGGACCGCATCAAGTGGCCCCGCCCATGACCTTGCTGGGAGTAACCCGCCTCGCGATCCCCGGCTTGCTGTTCGAAATCGAAGCGACAGCAATGGCATGA
- a CDS encoding YafY family protein, whose protein sequence is MNIRLRHDTIVRSLRRNGTSTINTLADEVGVSRRTVLRDISALRDEGYVIHSDVGRGGGVQLDPQSMQATAKLSVPEVFALLISVAAIRAAGNLPFSELADAGLAKIEKALPGDKVRDLRAFLDCLHIGQLSPLQDLSDMGKMDSELLPAFEAAFLGRHLIRFGYRDAKGRNTTREVEPQAMLILPPLWYLVGWDPMRDGFRHFRMDRINSPEAVPNSSFRRRHVPFNDDVCPYSELQM, encoded by the coding sequence ATGAACATTCGGCTCAGACATGACACCATTGTGCGCAGCCTTCGCCGCAATGGCACTTCGACCATTAATACCCTTGCCGATGAGGTCGGCGTATCCCGTCGGACCGTGCTGCGCGACATCAGCGCGTTAAGGGATGAGGGCTATGTGATCCATTCCGATGTCGGGCGCGGCGGTGGGGTGCAACTTGACCCCCAATCGATGCAAGCGACTGCCAAGCTATCGGTGCCAGAAGTTTTCGCGCTGCTTATAAGCGTTGCGGCAATACGCGCGGCGGGAAATCTGCCATTCTCGGAATTGGCTGATGCGGGGCTTGCCAAGATCGAAAAAGCCCTGCCTGGAGATAAGGTGCGCGATCTGCGCGCCTTCCTCGACTGCCTTCATATTGGCCAGCTGTCGCCCCTGCAGGATCTATCTGACATGGGCAAAATGGATTCCGAATTATTGCCTGCATTCGAAGCGGCGTTTCTTGGGCGACACCTCATCCGCTTTGGCTATCGCGACGCAAAGGGCCGCAACACTACGCGCGAAGTGGAACCGCAAGCAATGCTGATCCTCCCGCCGCTATGGTATCTCGTCGGCTGGGACCCGATGCGAGATGGTTTCCGGCACTTTCGTATGGACAGGATCAACAGCCCGGAAGCCGTTCCTAATAGCAGTTTTCGGCGCAGACATGTCCCGTTTAACGACGATGTATGCCCGTATAGCGAATTGCAAATGTGA
- a CDS encoding NAD(P)-dependent oxidoreductase, producing the protein MTTDAISPPPRPALRVAVLGAGLMGAPMARNIAAAGCQVRVWNRTPDKASSLAAPNITPAADPAGAALHADVIVTMLKDASAIAEVMSALPDADSVPAAPVCWLQMSTVGPADIPGLETLAARKGLTLIDAPVLGTRQPAEAGQLLVLAAGPDSTKEAVQPVLDAVGKATRWLDTAPGTATRLKLALNSWVFTLTHGAAESLALARGLGLDPDLVADTLRGGPLDTPFFQMKAQAMASGDFTPAFTIDNAVKDSALIVDAALKAGVKLDLAEAGLNRYRRVQDQGHGAADIAATFLA; encoded by the coding sequence ATGACAACTGACGCAATTTCGCCGCCGCCCCGCCCCGCCCTGCGCGTGGCCGTTCTGGGAGCCGGGCTGATGGGGGCACCGATGGCCCGCAACATCGCGGCGGCCGGCTGCCAGGTCAGGGTATGGAACCGGACCCCTGACAAAGCGTCTTCTTTGGCGGCACCGAATATCACTCCGGCTGCGGATCCGGCCGGGGCAGCCCTCCACGCCGATGTCATTGTGACCATGCTGAAAGACGCCAGTGCCATCGCAGAAGTCATGTCGGCGCTGCCCGACGCGGACAGCGTGCCCGCGGCACCCGTCTGCTGGCTGCAAATGAGCACGGTCGGGCCGGCCGACATCCCCGGGCTGGAGACGCTGGCGGCCCGCAAGGGGCTCACCTTGATCGACGCGCCCGTGCTTGGCACCCGCCAACCCGCAGAGGCGGGCCAGCTTCTGGTGCTGGCGGCCGGCCCGGACAGCACCAAGGAAGCCGTCCAGCCGGTGCTGGATGCGGTCGGCAAAGCCACCCGCTGGCTGGACACCGCCCCCGGAACGGCGACCCGGCTGAAACTAGCCTTGAATAGCTGGGTCTTCACTTTGACCCATGGAGCGGCAGAGAGCCTGGCCTTGGCCCGCGGTCTGGGACTGGATCCGGATCTGGTGGCGGACACTCTGCGTGGCGGGCCATTGGATACCCCCTTCTTTCAAATGAAAGCCCAGGCTATGGCCTCGGGCGATTTCACTCCGGCATTCACCATCGATAATGCAGTCAAGGACAGTGCTCTGATCGTTGACGCCGCACTGAAAGCCGGGGTGAAGCTGGATTTGGCTGAGGCAGGCCTGAACCGCTACAGGCGGGTGCAGGACCAAGGCCATGGCGCCGCCGATATAGCCGCCACGTTTCTTGCCTAG
- a CDS encoding amino acid adenylation domain-containing protein translates to MSTPNSLLSKPVTARPQQTDITRALLRTASERTSLVDMLMLQVRCRSEEIAVCDDTSALRYSDLAEYAARLAARLKRTGVGAGSRVGLFAESSAEMMAGLWGILFSGGAYLPLGTDYPVDRLTYMIRDAGIDVIVTQDKLQGRLAEMILPEVTVITLDALDAVPGREDSDCLCGPALLEDDLAYMIYTSGTTGAPKGVGISHAAILNQLTWLQTEQKLRVGEVILQKTPVSFDAAQWELLAVCCGVQVVMGRPGVYRDPEALIEQVKQHGVTMLQGVPTLLQALVDLPEFESCTTLTSLFSGGEALTRKLATRIFEARPGCRLVNLYGPTECTINATAQTVEPAALEDGPEMIPIGQPAANTSCWVLDENLQPVVEGTAGELYIGGRQLANGYHNRVELTAERFITWISPAGGMPLRLYKTGDMVCQNPDGSLQFRGRADNQVKFRGYRIELDEIRLAIENHDWVKAAGVFIKPHARTGQPVLAAGIELNPREAPLMDQGNAGAHHHSKKSRLQVRAQLSGAGLRSAAETEGRKTYALAGAEADAAQRQLAFARKTYRFYEGGEVSAEDVLAVLEQPEQPASSARGLEELSARDLGYLLRWLGQFTSEERLLPKHAYASPGALNATQVYVELANVAGFEPGYYYYHPARHELVLTVPRPASAAPVMQLHFVGKIPAIEPVYKNNIREVLEFETGHILGLMDHILPVHGLGIGAGTDAPDALTHLQCGPDHIYIAGYAVTAHAERQTDLPVDFYVQAHGSKVSGLEPGHYAYRDGGLQPFSRHIMEQRHVIAINQRVYQRASGMISMVSRDAESWHAYIDLGRSLQRVQQNCRQIGTMSSGYSSKSGNDLVAAVRLKDILNAQGFTAGACYSAVFGKVSAEQIAHEGMHEDSVHMEGPAELIRRDLQSSLPDYMVPSKLALVPSIPCSASGKVDVNALKAFPEFDDAAAERGIIAPRNNTETRLAEIWCAQMGIEEVSVQDDFFEIGGDSLKAVKLVQGINRAFEASLPVQVLFEDTTIEALASRLDGGSAGSSLSRAVPLKKGTGSPVFCWPGLGGYPMNLRHLARELDTPRPVIGVQASGVNPGEQVCGSIQEMAARDAELIRQAQPEGPYTLWGYSFGARVAYETAYQLEQAGSEVAELTLIAPGSPELPGGDPVRADEASLFRDASFLTILYSVFSQTIAPEQVAPVIETVSDLDGFVAYIAAEKPDLDPGMIDRITRLVAQTYAPEYGLQMEQRQVAAPMCLFKAAGDNLSFLEEATRTRAAPAPVHALAADHYELLKPGGVSELAAAIRRHVPAWQPAQPAIRNLQQT, encoded by the coding sequence ATGAGCACCCCCAACTCACTCCTTTCCAAACCCGTTACCGCCCGCCCGCAGCAGACCGATATCACCCGCGCGCTGCTGCGCACCGCGTCGGAGCGTACCTCGCTGGTTGATATGCTGATGCTGCAGGTGCGTTGCCGCAGTGAAGAAATCGCGGTCTGCGACGATACCAGCGCGCTACGCTACAGTGATCTGGCCGAATACGCCGCCCGCCTGGCCGCCCGTTTGAAACGCACTGGCGTCGGCGCGGGAAGCCGTGTGGGGCTGTTCGCGGAATCCTCAGCCGAGATGATGGCCGGCCTCTGGGGCATTCTGTTCTCGGGCGGCGCCTATTTGCCGCTGGGCACCGATTATCCAGTGGACCGGCTCACTTATATGATCCGTGATGCCGGCATTGATGTGATCGTCACCCAGGACAAGCTGCAGGGCCGCCTGGCTGAGATGATCCTGCCGGAAGTTACCGTGATTACCTTGGATGCGCTGGATGCGGTTCCTGGCCGGGAAGACAGCGATTGCTTGTGCGGCCCTGCTCTGCTGGAGGACGATCTGGCCTATATGATCTACACTTCCGGCACCACCGGCGCGCCAAAGGGCGTGGGCATTTCTCATGCTGCGATCCTCAACCAGCTGACCTGGCTGCAAACCGAGCAGAAGTTGCGGGTGGGTGAAGTCATCCTGCAAAAAACTCCCGTCAGCTTTGACGCCGCACAGTGGGAACTGCTGGCGGTCTGCTGCGGCGTTCAGGTTGTGATGGGCCGTCCCGGTGTTTACCGTGATCCAGAAGCTCTGATTGAGCAAGTCAAACAGCATGGGGTTACCATGCTGCAGGGGGTGCCAACCTTGCTGCAGGCACTGGTTGACCTCCCGGAATTCGAAAGCTGCACCACCCTCACCAGCCTGTTCAGCGGCGGCGAGGCCCTGACCCGCAAGCTGGCCACCCGGATTTTTGAAGCCCGCCCCGGCTGCCGGTTGGTAAACCTTTACGGGCCGACCGAATGCACCATTAACGCCACCGCCCAGACGGTGGAACCGGCAGCGCTGGAAGACGGCCCGGAGATGATCCCGATCGGCCAGCCAGCCGCAAATACAAGCTGCTGGGTGCTGGATGAAAACCTGCAGCCGGTTGTCGAAGGTACGGCGGGCGAGCTGTATATTGGCGGCCGCCAGCTGGCAAATGGCTATCACAATCGCGTCGAACTGACCGCCGAACGCTTTATCACCTGGATCAGCCCGGCTGGCGGCATGCCGCTGCGGCTTTACAAAACCGGAGATATGGTGTGCCAAAATCCCGATGGCAGCCTGCAATTCAGAGGCCGCGCCGACAATCAGGTCAAATTCCGCGGCTACCGGATTGAACTGGATGAAATCCGCTTGGCCATCGAGAACCACGACTGGGTCAAGGCTGCGGGTGTATTCATCAAGCCTCATGCCCGCACTGGCCAGCCGGTGCTTGCTGCCGGTATTGAGCTGAACCCGCGCGAAGCACCGCTGATGGATCAGGGCAATGCCGGCGCTCACCACCACAGCAAGAAAAGCCGCCTGCAAGTGCGGGCCCAGTTGTCTGGCGCGGGCTTGCGCAGTGCGGCTGAAACCGAAGGGCGCAAAACCTATGCCCTGGCGGGCGCAGAAGCGGACGCTGCCCAGCGGCAACTGGCTTTTGCCCGCAAGACCTATCGTTTCTACGAAGGTGGCGAGGTCTCGGCCGAGGACGTCCTTGCTGTGCTGGAACAGCCGGAGCAGCCCGCCTCCAGTGCCAGGGGGCTTGAGGAGCTCAGTGCGCGGGATCTGGGGTATCTGCTGCGCTGGCTGGGTCAGTTCACCAGCGAAGAACGGCTGCTGCCCAAGCATGCCTATGCCTCACCGGGCGCGCTGAACGCGACGCAGGTCTATGTGGAGCTCGCCAATGTGGCGGGGTTTGAGCCGGGCTATTACTACTACCACCCGGCCCGCCATGAACTGGTTTTGACGGTACCGCGCCCGGCCTCGGCCGCGCCGGTGATGCAGCTGCATTTCGTGGGAAAAATCCCGGCGATTGAACCAGTCTACAAGAACAACATCCGCGAAGTTCTGGAGTTCGAGACCGGCCATATCCTCGGTCTGATGGATCATATCCTGCCTGTCCATGGACTGGGCATTGGCGCGGGTACGGATGCGCCTGATGCGTTGACGCATCTGCAATGCGGCCCGGACCATATCTATATTGCGGGCTATGCAGTCACTGCACATGCCGAGCGGCAAACAGATCTGCCGGTGGATTTCTATGTGCAGGCCCATGGCAGCAAGGTGTCGGGACTGGAGCCCGGACATTATGCCTACCGGGACGGCGGACTGCAGCCGTTCTCACGCCACATCATGGAACAGCGCCATGTGATCGCCATCAACCAGCGGGTCTATCAACGCGCCAGCGGCATGATCTCGATGGTCAGCCGGGATGCGGAGAGCTGGCACGCATATATCGACCTGGGCCGCAGCCTGCAGCGTGTGCAGCAGAACTGCCGCCAGATCGGGACCATGTCGTCCGGCTACAGCTCCAAATCCGGGAATGATCTTGTTGCGGCAGTCCGTCTTAAGGACATCCTGAACGCGCAGGGTTTTACTGCCGGCGCCTGTTACAGTGCCGTTTTCGGCAAGGTCAGCGCCGAACAGATTGCGCATGAAGGCATGCATGAAGACAGCGTGCATATGGAAGGCCCGGCTGAACTGATCCGCCGCGACCTGCAATCATCGCTACCCGACTATATGGTGCCCAGCAAACTGGCACTGGTGCCGTCGATCCCCTGCAGCGCGTCGGGCAAAGTGGATGTGAATGCCCTCAAAGCGTTCCCCGAGTTCGACGATGCCGCGGCCGAGCGCGGAATCATCGCCCCCCGCAACAATACGGAAACCCGCCTGGCAGAGATCTGGTGCGCGCAAATGGGCATTGAAGAGGTCTCGGTACAAGACGATTTCTTTGAAATCGGGGGTGACTCGCTGAAAGCCGTCAAACTGGTGCAGGGTATCAACCGGGCCTTTGAAGCCAGCCTGCCGGTTCAGGTGCTGTTCGAAGACACAACAATCGAAGCGCTTGCTAGCCGTTTGGACGGCGGCAGCGCTGGCTCCAGCCTGTCGCGTGCAGTGCCATTGAAGAAAGGCACGGGCAGCCCGGTTTTCTGCTGGCCCGGTCTTGGCGGTTATCCGATGAACCTGCGTCATCTTGCACGGGAACTTGATACGCCCCGTCCCGTCATCGGTGTGCAGGCCTCTGGCGTGAACCCTGGTGAGCAGGTTTGCGGCTCGATCCAGGAAATGGCAGCTCGCGATGCCGAACTGATCCGACAGGCGCAACCGGAGGGCCCCTACACGCTTTGGGGATATTCCTTTGGTGCGCGGGTGGCTTACGAGACCGCCTATCAGCTGGAGCAGGCAGGAAGCGAGGTGGCGGAGCTGACCCTGATCGCGCCAGGCTCCCCGGAGCTGCCCGGAGGCGATCCGGTGCGCGCGGATGAGGCTTCGCTGTTCCGCGATGCGTCCTTCCTGACCATCCTCTATTCGGTGTTTTCCCAGACCATCGCACCGGAGCAGGTGGCCCCGGTGATTGAAACGGTCTCGGATCTGGATGGCTTCGTGGCGTATATCGCCGCCGAAAAGCCGGACCTCGACCCGGGCATGATCGACCGTATCACCCGGCTGGTGGCACAGACCTATGCGCCCGAATACGGGCTGCAGATGGAACAGCGCCAAGTGGCCGCGCCGATGTGCCTGTTCAAGGCGGCGGGCGACAATCTCTCCTTCCTGGAGGAAGCCACCCGAACTCGGGCCGCTCCGGCACCGGTCCACGCGCTGGCTGCCGACCACTACGAACTTCTCAAACCCGGCGGTGTTTCCGAGCTGGCCGCTGCAATTCGCCGTCACGTTCCAGCATGGCAGCCGGCCCAGCCTGCAATCCGCAACCTGCAACAGACCTGA
- a CDS encoding YceI family protein, with the protein MTKSRLFSLLTVLAATAGAAAAETYKTDPGHTEVRVGWSHAGVSMQHGEFTTVTGTLELDAENPETASVTAAIAADSFFSGVEALDQHAKSPDFLDAGTYPEITFASTAVKLTGKDTAEITGDLTLHGVTKPVVLDARLTHLGAHPVGQFFDYYKGDWVAFSAKGQIDPADFGVGSSIPVGQLTINIDTELKAAK; encoded by the coding sequence ATGACCAAATCCCGCCTTTTCAGCCTTCTGACTGTTCTTGCCGCCACCGCTGGCGCCGCTGCCGCGGAAACCTATAAAACCGACCCCGGCCATACTGAGGTCCGCGTCGGCTGGAGCCATGCTGGCGTGTCCATGCAGCATGGCGAATTCACCACCGTCACCGGCACCCTGGAACTGGATGCCGAAAACCCGGAAACCGCCAGCGTCACCGCGGCGATCGCGGCGGACAGCTTCTTCTCCGGTGTCGAAGCGCTTGATCAGCACGCCAAGAGCCCGGATTTCCTGGACGCAGGCACCTATCCGGAAATCACCTTTGCCAGCACCGCCGTGAAACTCACTGGCAAAGACACCGCTGAGATCACCGGCGACCTGACGCTGCACGGTGTCACCAAACCGGTGGTGCTGGACGCGCGCCTGACCCATCTTGGCGCGCATCCGGTCGGCCAGTTCTTCGACTATTACAAGGGCGACTGGGTGGCCTTCTCCGCCAAGGGGCAGATTGACCCGGCAGACTTCGGTGTCGGCAGCAGCATCCCGGTGGGACAGTTGACCATCAACATCGACACTGAACTCAAAGCAGCCAAGTAA
- a CDS encoding TetR/AcrR family transcriptional regulator, translating into MVESAMRPREFDEGAVVDAVMRTFWRNGYAATSMNDLVEATGLSRSTIYNSFGGKKTLFALALKEYRRVTTGTVAKISRSSDVRGSLRALLISIVDDELSDHEGFGCFAANSSLEISGRDPELSALVAQHFQRLESGLLRLLRHGQKTGEISPDQDCQILSRYFVAVIQGIRVVSKGLPAASRQPYLHSIVEASIATV; encoded by the coding sequence ATGGTTGAGAGCGCTATGAGGCCAAGAGAATTTGATGAGGGCGCGGTAGTTGACGCAGTCATGCGCACATTCTGGCGCAATGGCTATGCGGCGACTTCCATGAATGATCTGGTGGAAGCAACCGGCCTGTCCCGCAGCACCATATACAATTCCTTTGGCGGCAAAAAAACGCTTTTTGCGCTTGCACTTAAAGAATACCGGCGGGTAACCACCGGGACTGTCGCGAAGATCTCCCGCTCCTCTGATGTGCGCGGCAGCCTCCGGGCGCTGCTGATATCCATCGTTGACGATGAGTTAAGCGACCACGAGGGCTTTGGTTGCTTTGCTGCCAACAGCAGCCTGGAGATTTCCGGCCGGGATCCGGAACTCAGCGCGCTGGTCGCACAGCATTTCCAGCGGCTGGAGAGCGGATTGCTGCGCCTCCTGAGGCACGGCCAAAAGACCGGCGAAATTTCGCCTGATCAGGACTGCCAAATACTGTCCAGGTATTTTGTTGCCGTAATTCAAGGCATTAGGGTCGTCAGCAAAGGGCTTCCGGCAGCCTCCCGCCAGCCCTATCTGCACAGTATCGTCGAAGCCTCCATCGCCACGGTGTAA
- a CDS encoding tautomerase family protein: protein MPHVIIKHFATTLPAEQHATLSEAITQSVAQAFGCSAHAVSIALRPVAPGDRHGSVFVPDIETRPQELIKSPDYSAV from the coding sequence ATGCCCCACGTTATCATCAAGCATTTTGCCACCACACTGCCTGCTGAACAGCACGCAACCCTCTCAGAAGCCATTACCCAGTCGGTCGCTCAGGCCTTTGGTTGCTCGGCACATGCGGTCTCAATCGCACTGCGCCCGGTGGCACCGGGTGACAGGCACGGCAGCGTCTTTGTCCCGGACATCGAAACCCGGCCCCAAGAACTGATCAAATCGCCGGATTATTCGGCGGTTTGA